The nucleotide window CTCCAAACGCCAGAATAGGCCGACCCGCCATCATATACTGACTGATTTTGCTGGAAAGAGACCATTTCGTATACTTCACGTAATCGGCGCCAAAAGATTCCACATGCACAAGCACATCTGCCTTATGAAAAATATTAGGCAAATCAGAAACCGGTACCCAAGGCTGTAGATTAACGATCGGAAAATTTTCTAATTTTCTACCATACACTTCAATTGAAGCAGGACTTGTATAAATAGTTAAGCACCCGTAAATACCTTCTTTCGCCAGTTTTGAAAGTGAATTGCCCAGTTTTTGCAATAAATGCCAACGGCCCAAAGTGATGTTTCCGGCAAAAACAAACTTGATTGGTTCTTTTGGGTGGTGAAAATACGGCAAAGGGTCATAATCTGAAGCTTGGCAGAGCGTCGTAAACCAACTCCAATCACACCCGTATCTGCGCTGATATTCTTGGGCCATGTGTGGGCCGATTGCAGCATGCCCTGTCGCGTATTCAATTGCTTCTTTAAGCCAATATACGGACATTTTTTTTAAATAATTTTGAGAAAACTCACCGTCATAGAGTGAAGTTACATAATCATCCACAATATGCAGATAAAGCGGCACACGAGCTTTTTTGCAGGCAAGGGTTACAGCCTTGGCCAAAAAATAGTTTCCCACCAATGCATAAACTATTTCCGGTCGTAGACAGCGAAGAGAATTTTCAAGTTTACTGATATAAGCGGATCGACTGCACAAATATTCCCTCAAAGGAGAAAACAATATTTTTAGATAAGGAAACCACGGTTTAATTCGTTTTCCCCATGCCGGTAATCGAGCATAGCTACTCTTTCGAAGTTGGGAGGCAGATGAATTAATTTTTTTGACCCCACCCACAGGCGGAATAATATAATAATCCTTGCAACTGTCAAAATCCGGGGTACCCGACTCAAGAAAAGGGGTTACAATTTGTACAAGCTTATCCCGGGGCCAACTTCCCAGTAAAGAATGCATTATTCCACCTGTAGATGTACCGCTTTGGATAGCATTACTAGCAACCACAACCGTCCGTAAATATGAATGATTTTCCAACAATATTTTTCTTTGATTTGTCATTGAAAGCTTACTGTTTGCCTCCTTCATGATATTCGAATTCATAGATCCGCAGCAATAGAGATATATAGAGCAAGGCTTTTCTTGTTACAAAACCCACTTGCAATTTACAATTATACAATACTCTGAAATATCTGCATTAAACTGTCAGTAATTTTTTGAGAATCATGACGGTACAATGCTGTTTTACGTGCATTTTGTGATAATTTTATGCAAAGATTTTTGTCTTCAAACAAGGCTCGAATTTGCTCAGCTAAAACCACGGCATCTCCGGCTGGAAACATTAAGGCTTCCATTCTGTCATGAGCAATAGTACCCATTCCCCCGACATATGCAGCAACGCTGGGAGTACCAACAAGCATTGATTCACAAAGCGAAGTGGATGAATTTTCAATAAAAGAGGGCATTGCAAAAACATGTGCTTTCGTCAATTCTACAGCCATGGCTGAAGCATCAAGATTTCCAAGTCCTTTCACATTGTTCTGCAAACCCCATTTTTGAATAAGATGACAAAGAAATTTTTCGTATCCCTTCATTTGAATATTGGGCCATGATTTATTCAGTTCCAGACGAATTCCTGGGAATCGAAGGCTCACATCAGGGAAATCACGCCTTAGATAATTCACCGCTTCAAGTAGAATATGCAGCCCCTTTCGTGGCAGAAGACCGTTTATTGAAAAAATTCTATACTGTTCCGAAACTGCAATATCCCATTTTGCTTTGCAAAACTCAGCATGCATAATATTATCAACATGATAATACGCTGCATGGGGAGCGATAGCCCGGGCATAGGCTTTACTCCATTGAGTCCGACCAAGGATATGACAAAAACGCCGAAGAGTTTCGACCTCCAACTTAGCCTGACGTTTTTCCATAGGGGATTTATATAAAAAATATTCAAGCCAGTCTTTAGCAGTTCGGCAACGCAAAAGCGTTGAAATATTCATGCATGAACGTTCCGCATCTCTACAAGTAGAAACCAGACCCTGAATAGCCACCACCGAAGGAATGTTCGGAGCCACTGTGGATACAGCAAGTCCATAGTTATACTCCGTTCCCTGAACGTAGATTACATCAGGCTGGAAGTCACTGATCGCTTGTGCAAAGCCAGTCAAAATTTGACGGTTGGGCCAATGTGTAATGGCATATGAACTGCCTTGGACAATATAATGCATGATATGACCGTCTTCATATTTGCCCGGAGATGCTTGAGGGTGCATTGTAAGCACCCCAAGCTTTAAATCTGGAAAACGGGAGGTCAAAGCTTCCACATCGGTGAGTAACCATCCTCCGCCCACATGACTATCCAAATCACACATCTGTGCAATTGACGGAAAAATAATATTTGATGTCATTAACAGCTTCATTTTGCAACAGCTCCTTTAAGATAAGTACGAGAGGTATCTTTTTGATTGTACTTCGGCATGAAATCAACAAACAACAACAGAATAGGCAGTACAATAAATGTGGTTGAGTTACATACCGTCACCAGCCAATAAATAAACCAGGAAATGCTGTGAGCAGCTCTGTAAAAGTTTCTTGAAGAAGCTCTCCAATTTAAAAAGG belongs to Desulfobacula toluolica Tol2 and includes:
- a CDS encoding glycosyltransferase family protein; this encodes MKEANSKLSMTNQRKILLENHSYLRTVVVASNAIQSGTSTGGIMHSLLGSWPRDKLVQIVTPFLESGTPDFDSCKDYYIIPPVGGVKKINSSASQLRKSSYARLPAWGKRIKPWFPYLKILFSPLREYLCSRSAYISKLENSLRCLRPEIVYALVGNYFLAKAVTLACKKARVPLYLHIVDDYVTSLYDGEFSQNYLKKMSVYWLKEAIEYATGHAAIGPHMAQEYQRRYGCDWSWFTTLCQASDYDPLPYFHHPKEPIKFVFAGNITLGRWHLLQKLGNSLSKLAKEGIYGCLTIYTSPASIEVYGRKLENFPIVNLQPWVPVSDLPNIFHKADVLVHVESFGADYVKYTKWSLSSKISQYMMAGRPILAFGEPSLASIRLVGEHDTGFVLGSFEERSIKSVLKDLIKNHEKRIALGENGRCFAMKAFDFESRRENFRQELLKAYNNWHDRQA
- a CDS encoding glycosyltransferase family 4 protein, which produces MKLLMTSNIIFPSIAQMCDLDSHVGGGWLLTDVEALTSRFPDLKLGVLTMHPQASPGKYEDGHIMHYIVQGSSYAITHWPNRQILTGFAQAISDFQPDVIYVQGTEYNYGLAVSTVAPNIPSVVAIQGLVSTCRDAERSCMNISTLLRCRTAKDWLEYFLYKSPMEKRQAKLEVETLRRFCHILGRTQWSKAYARAIAPHAAYYHVDNIMHAEFCKAKWDIAVSEQYRIFSINGLLPRKGLHILLEAVNYLRRDFPDVSLRFPGIRLELNKSWPNIQMKGYEKFLCHLIQKWGLQNNVKGLGNLDASAMAVELTKAHVFAMPSFIENSSTSLCESMLVGTPSVAAYVGGMGTIAHDRMEALMFPAGDAVVLAEQIRALFEDKNLCIKLSQNARKTALYRHDSQKITDSLMQIFQSIV